The nucleotide sequence TACCACCAGCACTCAAGGCTTGGTAAAAATCACTTACACCTGGGAATGGCCGGCGCGTATAGGCATTTTTTGATATGGAAAGCCAAAGTTTTTTACCCACACGGGTGGCATGAGAAATCAGCACGGTATCATCAATGTCAGAGATGATTCCTCTGGGCATGTCAGAACGAAACCGCACTGTCTTTGCGAATACCAGGTCTTGCAATGGATCAATGCCTTGTTCTGGAATTAAACGTAACCCCATTTTCTCATCTTGTGAATAAATGGGACTTTCTTTTTCGAAGACACAGGATATTATCCCTTCCGGATCACTGGTAAGGACCTTTTTCTCTTCATGGAAAAAAACCTCTACCCTAATGTTCGGAACGCTGCTGCCGGCATATCGCCTGAAAGCTGCAAGAATATTTTGCAGGTAGGTTTTATTCTCCGATGGTTTGCTTTGCTTGTAAGACTCAACGACCCGCCCTTTAAAAAAGAGAGTATGTTCATTTCCAAAAGCATACAAAGGCTCAATACTTAGAGCTCCCAACTTTCCAAGACTCTTTTTCAATAGCCCAAAGGCCAAGCGAAAAGGTAATGTTAATAATCTGCTAAACATACATTCTATTCCCAAATTAAACCATTCGGACAAAGATCAACTATTAGGTAAATGCCGGGCTTAAGTTTTTGGTGTTGGCAGATGACAAATTCAGAACTTAGACTTTGCTTCTTGAAATGCCCTGGATATGTCCTCCCATGCATTATCAAGCCCTTTTTTAATTTCTTCCAAGGCTTCTGTTCCTGATTGCTCAAACTCACCAAAGCTGGATTTGGCTTTCTTAATCTCCTCTTCCAGTTTAGAGATTATTCCAAGCTGTGCTTTTTGTTTTTCAGGGTCCGTTTTTTCAACCTGACTTTTAAGTCTCTCCAGATCAGCCTGCCAGTCTTCAATACCAACAATCATCCTTTTTTTGTATTCATCGAAATCGCTCATGACAATAAATTTTGGGGTTATTTGCTAAGTTATTGAAAAATAAACGAAAGTGCAATCTTTGAGGGGTTATGGAACGTCTGACCTCAACAGAGAAATAAAAAAAATGAGTCCATTTGTAAGAAAAAACTACTCAAACCGATCATAAAGATATTATGTCAGTCATTCGAGCACAAATAGGCGAAAAGCAAAAGAATTGATCAATGCGGTTATCCCAGGAAAAGGGGCGCTAATTTTCAATCCTCTCCCCTTTCACTAAATTCCTGTAATCATCCATTACGGACCGGGCTTCCGAAAAATGGTTAACCTGCATCATCCGGTGTCTGAGTTCTGCGGCGCCCACGAATCCATTGAGGTATATCTTAAAGAGACGCCTGAGGTTGGAAAAGTGCTTTTCGTTTCCCCAGTTTCTCTCAAATACATCGAGTTGGGCCAGCAAGGTTTTCATTTTTTTTCGGGCTTAAATTCTCCCTTTCCGGGTGAAAATAGCCAAAGGTTTTTAAAGATGCCACGGCCAATCATAACCCCATCTGTCCCATAAGAATGGCAACGGTCAAGACCATCCGCCACAGACTCTGCATCCCCGTTGCCAATGATGTGGATATGCGGTGCCAGCTCATCGCGCATTTTCACGGCCTTGCCGATCTCATTCCAGTCGGCCTGCCCTTCGGACATTTGCTTCTGAATGCGACTTTGGAGGATGATGGCATCCAGGGGTTGCCGCAATAAGAATTGCATCCAGCGTTCAGTTTCCACCTGCTTCACCCCAGGCGGATCTTTACGCTCAGAGGCAGTCGGGTAGCTTCGCGGGTAGCAGCAATGATCTCCCCGGCCAGGCGTTCCTATTTGATAAGGAACGAGCAACTTCCGTGTGCCACAAAGTTGTTTACCGGCCAGCCCATATTGATGTTGATGCCATCGAAATCAAAGTTGTCCTCAATATTCCGGATGGCCTGGAAATACTTCTCAGGCTTGTTGCCCCATACCTGTACCACGATCTTAACGTCCTTTTCCCTGAGAAGGCGGCGCTCGCTTTCGGAGACCTTCAGCCGATGGTTCACCTTATCACGTCCAACCGGATGGCAAAACCCATCGGTTGAAGTAAACTCAGTATAAAGTACGTGCAGCTGCCCGCGATCGCTCAGCCGCAGCACCAATTCACGGAAAGCGGTATCGGTAACATCCTCCATCGGGGCCAGGATGAACAAGGGCTGGCAGATTGGGCCCAAAAGTTAAAGGAATTCTTTTCCAGAATTTGACCTTTAAATGGTTAGAACCCCTGTATCAACAAAAGGCAGGAAAAAATGTTTGAATAGCCCTGGGTTGGAGACTCAACACCCAATCTTAAAATAATGGAAACATTCTACGGGAAAAATTTCAAAATTTGGTATTTTAGTGCTGCGTTTTGAGAAAATGCTTTTAATTCCTACATTTGTTTAAGTTGAAAATTTGAGGATTCAATATCCCTAGGCTCCCTGATATAAAGATCACTCCACCCAATTTCTTTGAGATCGATGGACCAATTAAGAAAGTATTTTCCCGTGTTTGTCATTATTCTCTTTCCCTTCATTTCCTTTGGGCAGATCAAAGATTTTGGCATACCCGCTATCGTAAACTACGCAAGGACTACCTATTACGCAAGCACGCAAAATTGGTCTATAACCCAAAGCAGCAAGGGGTTTATGTATTTTGGCAATAATGATGGTGTGCTGGAATATGATGGAACAAACTGGACCACATACCCCGTTCCTAATCAATCCGTTGTCAGGTCAGTCCTGGCAATTGGGGATACCATTTACATTGGAGCTTTTGAAGAAATCGGTTACCTGGCCCCAAATGAAAATGGTGAGTTAAGCTTTCATTCGCTTAATCATTTAATTCCCAGTGATTTTAAAAGTTATGATGAAATATGGAGTATTTATGGATACCAGGGCTTGGTCATCTTCCAATCCTTCAATTATATCTTTGTTCTTTCAGGAAATGAAATTGAGGTTTTTGAACCGGAAAGCAATTTCAGTTTTATGCATTTTGTAAATGGTCGCTTTTATATCGTTGATAACGAGAATGGTTTGATGCTTTTTGAAAATGACAGCCTTCAATTGATAAGCAACCACCCGGTGTTCTTCCGAAATGAAATTAGATGCGTACTTCCTCTTGAAAACGAAAAACTGCTTATCGGTACTTCCAATGAAGGGCTTTATATTTTTGACGGGAGCGTTTTATCTCCATGGGATGTAGAGATTAGTGATTATTTGAAGCTAAACAATTTGTTTTCGGCCATTAAACTTTCAGATGGAAATTTTGCTTTTGGATCTGTCCGGAGCGGTATTTTTATCAGTGACCGGCAAGGTGAAGTCCTTCAACATTTAAACCGTTACAAAGGTTTACAGAACAATACCATTCTCAGCCTCTTCGAGGACTCCCGCAAAAACCTTTGGCTCGGGCTTGACAATGGGATAGACTATATTGAGATAAGTTCGCCCCTGACAATCCTCAACTACAATTACAATATTGAAAGTGCTTACACCAGCCGGGTTCACAATGGAATTCTTTATGTGGGTACCAACCAGGGATTGTACGCAGCCGAATTATCCAAAATCAGTGGGGCAGGCTTAACTGAAGAAAAGTTCAGGCTCCTCAAAGGCACCGAAGGACAGGTATGGACGCTTGAAGTAATTGAAAACACCTTGTTTTGCGGTCATAACTTTGGGTGTTTTCAAATTGAAGGCTTTAAAGCAAGACAAATATCTGATATCAGAGGATTCTGGTCGTTCTTGGAACTTCCTGCCCTTGAAAATATAATCCTGACAGGAACCTATACCGGGCTGGTAAGGTTGTTGAATATCAATGGCCAATGGGAATTTCTTGACGAGGTCAAGGGGTTTAAAGAATCAAGCAGAAACATATTTCTTGATGGGAAAAATAACCTATGGATTTCTCATGGCTACAGGGGGTTGTTTCAACTTCAACTATCCGAATCTTTTGACGAGGTAACGCACGCGGAGCTTTTCTTGTCAAGGTCAGGACTTCCTGCGGGATTGCCATATAACCTTCAAACAATAAATAATCAAATGGTTATCACAACCCAATCCGGTTTATTCCAGTATAATCAGGACAATCACTCTTTTTATATGCCAGAGGAGATAAATCGGACTTTTGAAGGGAAGGGGTTTATTGATAAGATTCACCAGGATAAAAATGGGAATTTGTGGTACTTCACTAACCAATACCTGGGCATAATCCGTCTTCTTGAAGATGGAACGTTCCGGGACATTACCGCACCATTTTCCAGAATAAATGAAAATTTATTGCCTTCTTTTGAGAATATTTATGTTCATAATCCGACGAATGTATTTATTGGTTCTCAGAATGGGCTAATCCACTATGACCCAACAATTATCAAGGATTACAGTTTAGAAGAGGAGGTTTTTTTCAATGAAGTTTCTTTTTATGGAAAACAAGATCCAATTCGCTTTTTTTTTAGAAATGGATTATCTGAAGAGAGAATAAAGAAACTAGAGAAAATTCCCTTTACAAATAATTCAGTCAGTTTCAGATTTACAATCCCAGCTTTTGAAAATCCTGAAAAGATCTTGTTTTCATACCGTTTAAAAGGCTTTGATGACAGTTGGTCTGCTTATGATGGCATTAATTTTAAGGAATATACCAATTTAAGGGAAGGTAATTATACCTTTGAAGTAAAAGCAATCAACGCTTTTGGAACAGAAAGCCAGGTGAAATCCATCTCCTTCTCTATTGCACCTCCATTTTTGCGTTCGCGCGCAGCTTATTTCTTTTACTCAGTAATTATCTTGCTTATCATTGCAGGTAATATTTATTTTGTAAGAAGGAGAATTCTAA is from Bacteroides sp. and encodes:
- a CDS encoding triple tyrosine motif-containing protein; translation: MFVIILFPFISFGQIKDFGIPAIVNYARTTYYASTQNWSITQSSKGFMYFGNNDGVLEYDGTNWTTYPVPNQSVVRSVLAIGDTIYIGAFEEIGYLAPNENGELSFHSLNHLIPSDFKSYDEIWSIYGYQGLVIFQSFNYIFVLSGNEIEVFEPESNFSFMHFVNGRFYIVDNENGLMLFENDSLQLISNHPVFFRNEIRCVLPLENEKLLIGTSNEGLYIFDGSVLSPWDVEISDYLKLNNLFSAIKLSDGNFAFGSVRSGIFISDRQGEVLQHLNRYKGLQNNTILSLFEDSRKNLWLGLDNGIDYIEISSPLTILNYNYNIESAYTSRVHNGILYVGTNQGLYAAELSKISGAGLTEEKFRLLKGTEGQVWTLEVIENTLFCGHNFGCFQIEGFKARQISDIRGFWSFLELPALENIILTGTYTGLVRLLNINGQWEFLDEVKGFKESSRNIFLDGKNNLWISHGYRGLFQLQLSESFDEVTHAELFLSRSGLPAGLPYNLQTINNQMVITTQSGLFQYNQDNHSFYMPEEINRTFEGKGFIDKIHQDKNGNLWYFTNQYLGIIRLLEDGTFRDITAPFSRINENLLPSFENIYVHNPTNVFIGSQNGLIHYDPTIIKDYSLEEEVFFNEVSFYGKQDPIRFFFRNGLSEERIKKLEKIPFTNNSVSFRFTIPAFENPEKILFSYRLKGFDDSWSAYDGINFKEYTNLREGNYTFEVKAINAFGTESQVKSISFSIAPPFLRSRAAYFFYSVIILLIIAGNIYFVRRRILKIRQREKIRHEKRLAQREQIFKEKTALSEKEIVQLRNESLQSEMKFKNKELANTTLHLIQKNRTLTSIRNDLNKILKNSTSDKLEKQFVNNLIKKINRDLRNEKSWELFNNYFDEVHQDFIIRVKEKHPNLTPKELRLCAYLRMNISTKEIAPLMNISIRGVEISRYRLRTKMNLDRNTNLTEYIMSI
- a CDS encoding phosphatase domain-containing protein, translated to MSEWFNLGIECMFSRLLTLPFRLAFGLLKKSLGKLGALSIEPLYAFGNEHTLFFKGRVVESYKQSKPSENKTYLQNILAAFRRYAGSSVPNIRVEVFFHEEKKVLTSDPEGIISCVFEKESPIYSQDEKMGLRLIPEQGIDPLQDLVFAKTVRFRSDMPRGIISDIDDTVLISHATRVGKKLWLSISKNAYTRRPFPGVSDFYQALSAGGKNPIFYVSSSDWNLFDMIQDFLRYRGIPPGPILLKDLHVDLHNIWKSGRGQHNHKFEKIEMLLGLFPGMKFILIGDSGQHDPEIYAKVIRDFPGRIEAVYIREIKLASRQRRILLKTGIEDPGAPDMTFVKDTQQAMAHARNHGLIS
- a CDS encoding tRNA-dihydrouridine synthase; its protein translation is MGPICQPLFILAPMEDVTDTAFRELVLRLSDRGQLHVLYTEFTSTDGFCHPVGRDKVNHRLKVSESERRLLREKDVKIVVQVWGNKPEKYFQAIRNIEDNFDFDGININMGWPVNNFVAHGSCSFLIK
- a CDS encoding tRNA-dihydrouridine synthase is translated as MQFLLRQPLDAIILQSRIQKQMSEGQADWNEIGKAVKMRDELAPHIHIIGNGDAESVADGLDRCHSYGTDGVMIGRGIFKNLWLFSPGKGEFKPEKK